Proteins encoded within one genomic window of Bacillus sp. F19:
- a CDS encoding ferritin-like domain-containing protein, protein MNKLDKLHDIVETEIADQMLYNKYMLQITNSEVRQLFTQLRDEHMQHVTQLQQQIQQLKKNPNNLN, encoded by the coding sequence ATGAATAAATTAGACAAGCTTCATGATATAGTTGAAACAGAAATAGCAGACCAAATGTTATATAACAAATATATGCTTCAGATTACAAATTCTGAAGTCAGACAGCTGTTCACCCAACTAAGGGATGAACATATGCAACATGTTACACAGCTCCAACAACAGATACAGCAGCTAAAGAAGAACCCAAATAATTTAAATTGA
- a CDS encoding transcriptional regulator SplA → MELNNENSKYRAGDIVYVFYRNPHTQDVANIQAAAVVNNPENLNELALFLYETYYPLSNEMAVYSTEEEANQAYNYYYGNAAEGILE, encoded by the coding sequence ATGGAACTGAATAACGAAAACAGTAAGTATCGTGCAGGAGATATTGTTTATGTATTTTACCGAAATCCACACACTCAGGATGTAGCAAATATACAGGCAGCAGCAGTTGTAAATAACCCTGAAAATTTGAATGAATTAGCATTGTTTCTGTATGAAACGTATTATCCACTTTCAAATGAAATGGCTGTTTATTCTACAGAAGAAGAGGCCAACCAAGCCTATAATTACTATTATGGGAATGCTGCAGAGGGGATATTGGAATGA
- a CDS encoding cupin domain-containing protein, producing MYYVPYTYQYPYYANVPTHTYGNPTGYWALPNELAFSSYRSFYGDSRNVLKDYGANPFVININEATKQNNTYRTALWTGNHLQVTLMSLNVGEDIGLEMHPDVDQFLRVEQGQGIVQMGKSKDNLSFQWRIFDDSAIMIPAGMWHNITNTGNVPLKLYSIYAPPNHPFGTVHKTKADAMAMEGRRFG from the coding sequence ATGTACTATGTGCCCTATACGTATCAATATCCTTATTATGCAAATGTACCAACGCATACTTACGGAAATCCTACTGGTTATTGGGCTCTTCCTAATGAGTTGGCATTTAGTTCTTATCGGTCTTTTTATGGTGATAGCAGAAACGTATTAAAAGATTATGGAGCAAACCCATTTGTTATAAATATCAATGAGGCCACCAAACAAAACAACACGTATCGTACTGCACTTTGGACAGGAAATCATTTGCAAGTCACATTAATGAGTCTCAATGTTGGTGAAGATATCGGATTGGAAATGCACCCTGATGTGGATCAATTCTTACGTGTTGAACAAGGTCAGGGGATTGTACAAATGGGCAAAAGTAAAGATAATTTAAGTTTCCAATGGAGAATCTTCGATGACTCTGCTATTATGATACCCGCTGGAATGTGGCACAATATCACAAATACAGGAAATGTTCCGTTGAAACTATACTCAATATATGCCCCACCAAACCATCCATTTGGTACTGTTCATAAGACTAAGGCAGATGCAATGGCTATGGAAGGAAGAAGGTTTGGGTAA
- a CDS encoding IS6 family transposase produces the protein MDNQNAFKWKQYQPEIILLTVRWYLRYKLSFRDLVEMMEERGLSIVHTTIMRWVHQYSPELDKRIRCHLKQTNDSWRVDETYIKVKGQWMYLYRAVDSKGNTIDFYLSENRNTKSAKHFFKKALASSHVSIPRVITVDKNPAYPAAIDELIEEKKMPEGIQIRQIKYLNNIVEQDHRFIKKRALPMLGFKSFDTATSLLSGIEAMHMIKKEQIDIQDQSVQNQQAFIHQLFGLAA, from the coding sequence ATGGACAACCAAAATGCATTCAAATGGAAACAGTATCAGCCTGAGATTATCCTTCTTACAGTGAGATGGTACCTACGGTACAAATTAAGCTTTCGGGATTTAGTGGAAATGATGGAAGAGCGAGGTCTATCGATAGTTCACACAACGATTATGCGCTGGGTTCATCAATATAGTCCTGAGTTGGATAAGAGAATTCGGTGTCACCTTAAGCAGACCAATGACTCGTGGAGAGTAGATGAAACATACATAAAAGTAAAAGGTCAATGGATGTATTTGTATCGTGCAGTCGATTCCAAAGGTAATACCATTGATTTTTACTTAAGTGAAAATAGAAATACCAAATCAGCCAAGCACTTTTTCAAAAAAGCCTTGGCTTCTTCACATGTATCCATTCCTCGTGTCATTACTGTAGATAAGAATCCGGCTTATCCAGCAGCCATTGATGAGCTAATAGAAGAAAAGAAGATGCCGGAAGGCATCCAAATAAGACAAATCAAATATCTGAACAACATCGTGGAACAGGATCATCGGTTTATTAAGAAACGAGCCCTTCCTATGTTAGGATTCAAATCCTTTGACACAGCTACATCCCTTCTTTCTGGAATAGAAGCCATGCATATGATCAAAAAAGAACAGATTGATATACAGGATCAGTCTGTCCAAAATCAGCAAGCATTCATCCATCAATTGTTCGGACTTGCAGCATAA
- a CDS encoding asparagine synthase has product MNIREGLIPTALGSAVTAAGFAMKQNRGSNKMIANTVFGFGLAHVVLGVIDLVEHRR; this is encoded by the coding sequence ATGAATATTCGTGAAGGTCTAATACCAACTGCATTAGGTTCAGCTGTAACGGCTGCAGGTTTCGCAATGAAACAAAATCGCGGGTCAAACAAAATGATTGCAAATACCGTTTTTGGTTTCGGTTTAGCACACGTAGTATTAGGCGTAATTGACCTTGTAGAGCATCGTCGTTAG
- the splB gene encoding spore photoproduct lyase, producing MNNPFTPKLVYIEPKALDYPLGRELQEKFEKMDVEIGYTTSHNQVRNLPGDNDFQRYRVAKSTLVVGIRKTLKFDTSKPSAEYAIPFATGCMGHCHYCYLQTTMGSKPYIRTYVNVDEILEAADKYMEERAPELTRFEASCTSDIVGIDHLTHTLKRAIEHFGESEYGKLRFVTKFHHVDHLLDAKHNGKTRFRFSVNADYVIKNFEPGTSPLEKRIEAAGKVARTGYPLGFIVAPIYLHEGWEEGYRQMFERLDAELPQEAKKDLTFEFIQHRFTKPAKKVIEKNYPMTKLELDEEKRRYKWGKYGIGKYIYQKEEEEDLKSHLYRYMENLFPNAKLEYFT from the coding sequence ATGAATAACCCTTTTACACCAAAGCTTGTATATATCGAACCAAAAGCATTAGATTATCCATTAGGAAGAGAGCTTCAAGAAAAGTTTGAAAAGATGGATGTTGAAATTGGCTATACCACTTCCCATAATCAAGTAAGGAATCTACCTGGTGACAACGATTTTCAAAGATATCGGGTTGCCAAGTCAACACTAGTAGTTGGGATTAGAAAAACACTTAAATTTGACACATCAAAGCCTTCAGCAGAATATGCCATTCCTTTTGCAACAGGCTGTATGGGTCATTGTCATTATTGTTATTTACAAACTACGATGGGAAGCAAGCCATATATCCGCACATATGTAAACGTCGATGAAATTTTGGAAGCTGCCGACAAATACATGGAGGAACGTGCTCCCGAGCTGACAAGGTTTGAAGCATCCTGTACATCCGATATTGTTGGAATTGATCATTTGACACATACCTTAAAACGGGCGATAGAACATTTTGGAGAATCGGAGTATGGAAAATTAAGATTTGTTACGAAATTTCATCATGTAGATCACTTACTTGATGCCAAACATAACGGGAAAACCCGATTTCGATTTAGTGTTAACGCTGATTATGTGATTAAGAACTTTGAGCCAGGGACTTCTCCATTAGAAAAAAGAATTGAGGCTGCAGGAAAAGTAGCAAGAACTGGGTATCCACTTGGATTTATTGTAGCCCCTATTTATCTGCACGAAGGATGGGAGGAAGGATACCGTCAAATGTTTGAGAGGTTGGATGCGGAATTGCCTCAGGAGGCGAAAAAGGATTTAACATTTGAGTTTATTCAACATCGTTTTACAAAGCCAGCAAAGAAAGTAATCGAAAAAAACTATCCCATGACAAAATTAGAATTAGATGAAGAAAAAAGACGGTACAAGTGGGGGAAATATGGTATTGGAAAATACATCTATCAAAAAGAAGAGGAAGAGGACTTGAAATCTCACCTATATCGCTATATGGAAAATTTATTCCCAAATGCAAAATTGGAATATTTCACATGA
- a CDS encoding DUF421 domain-containing protein, protein MNQLLDFFKLTEKLSTAGFAVRAVVSVILIYFMSRFLMKRAAGQFTAFDFTFLWMLGALAVAPVLDGKILFTTTILATATLYFWHFALSWLSVQNHAFAALLTRKPTVLIEKGKMNEVNMRRSFFSTDLLLSEMRLSDAPDLTEVDQVILETSGHLSVIKKSGHIPPTPVDFQIPIPSGGLPKVLVNNGKVMYDNLKSLNYKEEWLQEQLNKLGIINIEDVYLATISPNGEFYYSVKSSS, encoded by the coding sequence ATGAATCAATTACTGGACTTTTTTAAGCTAACAGAAAAACTAAGCACTGCGGGGTTCGCTGTTCGAGCAGTAGTATCGGTTATATTAATTTATTTTATGAGCCGATTTCTCATGAAACGGGCTGCTGGACAATTTACCGCATTTGATTTTACATTTCTATGGATGCTGGGGGCATTAGCTGTTGCTCCTGTACTCGATGGAAAAATTTTGTTTACAACAACGATCCTCGCAACTGCAACTCTTTATTTTTGGCACTTTGCTCTTTCTTGGTTATCCGTTCAAAATCATGCTTTTGCAGCACTTCTTACTAGAAAACCAACCGTTTTGATTGAAAAAGGAAAAATGAATGAAGTAAATATGCGTCGTTCATTTTTTAGTACCGATTTACTGCTTTCAGAAATGAGATTATCGGATGCGCCTGATTTAACTGAAGTGGATCAAGTCATTCTGGAGACCAGCGGACATTTGAGTGTGATAAAAAAATCGGGACACATTCCACCTACTCCAGTTGATTTTCAAATTCCTATACCTTCTGGTGGTCTGCCGAAAGTTCTCGTCAATAATGGGAAAGTCATGTATGACAATTTGAAATCGTTAAATTATAAGGAAGAATGGTTACAAGAGCAACTTAATAAACTTGGGATTATAAATATAGAAGATGTGTATTTAGCAACGATCAGTCCAAACGGAGAATTCTATTATTCTGTAAAAAGCAGCTCATAA
- a CDS encoding DUF421 domain-containing protein, with protein MDWNTFWNGGTSLNPLEICLRVTMLYFLILSMTRLMGPRQVGIVSAFNFITHAGMAHVATARMVNPESSLAAALLIIIVAYSLSLLLSWIDFKFPSLVGTSPFSLVKNGQPSWSNLKKAHITIDDLLAQLRLKKVHNLSDVAEAILEPMGELSIIKNPESSPITRSLLNLPQIPMGMSTILIYDGKVKREELNAFGFQENWLEAEISKKGYSIPQVMLATLESTGNIHVSVKAT; from the coding sequence ATGGACTGGAATACTTTTTGGAATGGTGGAACTTCTTTAAATCCATTGGAAATTTGTTTAAGAGTAACCATGCTTTATTTTTTAATATTGTCTATGACAAGGTTAATGGGTCCCCGTCAAGTTGGAATTGTTTCAGCTTTTAATTTTATTACCCATGCGGGGATGGCTCATGTGGCTACTGCTCGTATGGTTAACCCCGAATCTTCACTTGCTGCTGCTCTCCTTATTATTATAGTAGCTTATTCTTTAAGCCTACTTCTTTCTTGGATTGATTTTAAATTTCCTTCTTTGGTGGGAACAAGTCCTTTCTCTTTAGTGAAAAATGGACAACCTTCTTGGTCAAACTTAAAAAAGGCTCATATTACAATTGATGATTTGTTAGCTCAACTACGGCTAAAAAAAGTACATAACTTATCAGATGTAGCAGAAGCGATCTTAGAGCCGATGGGAGAATTAAGTATCATAAAGAATCCTGAATCTTCTCCTATAACAAGAAGTCTGTTGAATCTTCCCCAAATACCAATGGGTATGTCAACAATTCTCATCTATGACGGAAAGGTTAAGAGAGAAGAACTGAACGCATTTGGATTTCAAGAAAATTGGTTAGAAGCTGAAATTTCCAAGAAAGGATATTCGATTCCTCAAGTGATGTTGGCAACGTTAGAATCAACAGGAAATATCCATGTGAGTGTGAAAGCAACATGA
- a CDS encoding IS110 family transposase, whose product MDPVIGLDIAKEESQVQAFLQRKHPFKKSFKFEHHLDGLNVFYKFYKEVEAEADKPPIVIFESTGHYHEPVVQFLEREEIVYIMVNPIVSHGAKKSSMRKVKTDAIDASHLCELYYKEDLEPYHKKSVQVLNLRNLTRQHDAITSSYVQMKLQFQANLDQVFPEYKKVFGDTYSRVSLKTLLLYPTSEKVLNEEHKHLAETIKELCPTRSYNWAIKKAEELKGAASRDPFQQNLYQSNLISLKMYIQILLEYQEHLSKLKEEIDTLAKDMEDYHIIRSIPGIGDKIAATIISEIGEIDRFIHPKKLVAFAGIDPRVHESGKFKATYNRITKRGSSRLRQVLYSAVLCGLRKSRNGKLIEFYQRKREEGKPHKVVMIACANKLIQWIFYILKRKEAFR is encoded by the coding sequence ATGGATCCAGTTATAGGTCTGGACATTGCAAAAGAAGAGAGTCAGGTTCAAGCCTTTTTACAAAGGAAACATCCTTTCAAAAAGAGTTTCAAATTTGAACATCATTTAGATGGATTGAATGTATTTTACAAGTTTTATAAAGAAGTAGAAGCCGAGGCAGACAAACCTCCAATTGTAATCTTTGAGTCTACAGGTCATTATCATGAACCAGTAGTGCAATTTTTAGAAAGGGAAGAAATCGTCTATATCATGGTTAATCCTATTGTTTCTCATGGTGCAAAAAAGTCGAGTATGAGAAAGGTGAAAACAGACGCAATTGATGCTTCCCATCTATGTGAACTGTACTATAAAGAGGATCTAGAGCCTTATCATAAGAAAAGTGTTCAGGTTTTGAACCTACGCAATTTGACAAGGCAACACGACGCGATAACAAGCTCCTATGTGCAAATGAAGCTACAATTTCAAGCTAATTTAGACCAGGTATTTCCAGAGTACAAGAAGGTATTCGGGGATACGTATTCTAGGGTATCGTTGAAAACTTTATTATTATATCCTACTTCAGAAAAGGTATTAAATGAGGAGCATAAGCACTTAGCTGAAACGATCAAAGAACTTTGTCCAACTAGGTCTTATAACTGGGCAATAAAGAAAGCTGAAGAATTAAAGGGAGCAGCATCTAGAGACCCATTTCAACAGAATCTCTATCAGAGTAATCTAATCAGTCTGAAAATGTATATTCAAATTCTATTGGAATACCAAGAGCATCTATCCAAGTTAAAAGAAGAGATAGATACTCTGGCAAAAGACATGGAAGACTACCATATTATTCGTTCTATTCCCGGTATAGGAGATAAGATTGCGGCAACAATCATCTCTGAAATTGGGGAGATAGATCGCTTTATACACCCGAAAAAACTTGTAGCCTTCGCAGGCATTGATCCAAGAGTTCACGAATCGGGGAAATTTAAAGCGACATATAACCGAATAACAAAAAGAGGTTCAAGTAGGCTTCGTCAGGTTCTTTACAGTGCGGTATTATGCGGTTTAAGAAAATCTCGAAATGGTAAGCTAATAGAGTTTTATCAGAGAAAACGAGAAGAAGGTAAACCTCATAAAGTCGTCATGATAGCTTGTGCTAATAAGCTCATTCAATGGATTTTCTACATTTTGAAACGTAAAGAGGCTTTTAGGTAA